A genomic region of Haliotis asinina isolate JCU_RB_2024 chromosome 1, JCU_Hal_asi_v2, whole genome shotgun sequence contains the following coding sequences:
- the LOC137274456 gene encoding probable glutamate receptor, with amino-acid sequence MPTFELSLTGLLEKTLQENQINIYRKLFNFVIFCDGINNCLSRITYISSRKDEEHGQGTVLRHFSKWLFLTVDPPLLSDVHADLDNIAITVKEKCVSGSSIVKVSTLLWKPNGRQWSPVGNFTNNRKIYAALVAPLFPNTKYMLNGRKLKIGILEWEQFCTKTASANGSIVYTQVCKDLFDSLGDYLNFTYEFIEPPDGSWGELKETWSGLLGMIKRNEIDFSGIPYGINLKRSKSFAFSSILYNSECEVVYKKLSVNDNHWMLLVSVFKWEVFVCGLLTMTWCIGLYTLLERCRFEEHVDTEEFPAWPPSITEHVMTVVRVPLLQGSLHLPQSRSGRILYTSWWMFCITILAVYTGNLVAIISVVKERRPFNTMKELAENEDFKIITTASFFEDFYKHSNDSVSKRIWKKILTTRSSNIGQSLKADRHYKMLLQTGYYALVAGSITVDSMETTVNNLRRMKCGLGPFYLSLPFGFNSPLAEIFSDKLMRLYDNGLLEALTRKWYSSKLKEYIPARTKADISTLRTVWVTCASGITVAFVILGVECFLNYCIK; translated from the exons ATGCCTACCTTTGAGCTGAGTCTGACTGGCTTACTGGAAAAAACTCTCCAGGAGAACCAAATCAACATTTATCGCAAATTGTTCAACTTTGTCATCTTCTGTGACGGCATTAACAACTGCTTGTCACGAATAACATACATC TCCTCCAGGAAAGACGAGGAACACGGACAAGGAACAGTGCTACGtcatttttccaaatggctttTTCTCACTGTGGATCCGCCATTGTTATCAGACGTACATGCTGATCTGGACAACATAGCGATAACTGTCAAG GAAAAGTGTGTATCTGGTAGCTCCATTGTGAAAGTCAGTACTCTCCTGTGGAAGCCCAACGGTCGACAGTGGTCACCAGTAGGCAACTTCACGAATAACAGGAAAATATACGCCGCCCTTGTAGCTCCCCTGTTCcccaatacaaaatacatgttgaatggaagaaaactgaaaattggcATCTTGGAG TGGGAACAATTTTGCACGAAAACAGCTTCAGCAAATGGGTCCATTGTGTACACTCAAGTCTGCAAGGATCTATTTGACAGCCTTGGTGACTATCTCAACTTCAC atacgAATTCATCGAGCCACCTGACGGATCTTGGGGTGAATTGAAAGAAACATGGAGCGGTCTTCTTGGTATGATAAAACGAAAT GAGATTGACTTTTCTGGTATACCTTACGGAATAAATCTCAAGAGAAGCAAGTCCTTTGCATTTTCTTCTATACTGTACAATTCAGAATGTGAAGTCGTCTATAAGAAACTGTCAGTTAATGACAACCACTGGATGTTGTTGGTGTCTGTATTTAAGTGGGAAGTGTTTGTATGCGGACTGCTGACAATGACATGGTGCATAGGACTGTACACATTGTTGGAACGATGCAGGTTTGAAGAGCATGTTGACACTGAGGAGTTTCCTGCGTGGCCACCATCAATAACGGAGCATGTCATGACGGTGGTTCGTGTACCGCTCCTTCAAG GTTCCCTGCATCTCCCACAGAGCAGATCTGGACGCATACTCTACACCAGCTGGTGGATGTTTTGTATCACCATTCTTGCAGTTTACACGGGTAACCTGGTTGCAATTATATCAGTGGTGAAAGAAAGAAGACCTTTTAATACGATGAAAGAACTTGCAGAAAATGAAGACTTCAAAATAATCACTACAGCATCATTCTTTGAAGATTTTTACAAG CATTCTAATGATAGTGTAAGTAAGAGAATCTGGAAAAAGattttgaccacccgatcttcaAACATCGGACAATCTCTGAAGGCAGATCGTCACTACAAGATGCTCCTACAGACTGGCTACTACGCATTGGTAGCTGGTTCTATCACTGTTGATAGCATGGAAACTACAGTAAATAACCTACGAAGGATGAAATGTGGTCTTGGTCCTTTTTATCTGAGCCTGCCCTTTGGTTTCAATTCAcctcttgcagaaatattttcagacaA actCATGCGTCTGTATGATAACGGTTTATTGGAAGCCTTGACACGAAAATGGTACAGCTCAAAACTTAAGGAATATATTCCTGCACGGACGAAGGCTGACATCAGTACCTTGCGGACTGTATGGGTCACGTGTGCATCAGGAATTACAGTAGCCTTTGTTATATTAGGAGTCGAATGTTTCCTCAACTACTGTATTAAATAG